The Plasmodium brasilianum strain Bolivian I chromosome 14, whole genome shotgun sequence genome contains a region encoding:
- a CDS encoding kinesin-15, with product MVHRMQKQNQNSHALPSSKARNGSKGNKAHKHKEVHKDVHKDVHKDLYQWYVSNNIEEKKKVNADIEKNKEKYFEDVILSKNIEEYINVICRIKNTSRGKEDEGIETNITNDKSTDVIKKVSYNKLVIDTYHLGGKSTVNFEYTYDRVYDIENNNQMIFNDYIKNNIKNIFQGINCSILAYGQTNSGKTYTMLGNFEFLHNLFHLCTENKDNTHSTHSTHSLHNTRNRYINTGDAYDQSSKDGHNMAITYEELSNCITNEPNNIGLITLCINYIFNYINFHRYKNSGGLVEKERRKEFVVTLSILEIYNEVIYDLISGESNLSVHMIDSNKNEFVIKNLQEVEIENVISALYYLEQGVNNRKIAFTHMNKASSRSHLIFIIKINRYIHETNTIRCGKLCLVDLAGSERLKQTKATGSVKIETTMINKSLTVLSKVINALAVMQIKEKMIEKRSHDKADEMMIIKHNLEKVHIPNSDQSKDETMDDEHLSDKHEPGNNGPKQNSTTMKKAKYDANHNVNVVHIPYRDSKLTRVLSDSLGNNCKSILICTLSSKLQYLNETASTIKFAQRAKMVKAKPVIREEKVKIEKEENIKENKTTDHHIDSQNNNSNEKKIDIFFNFNKNHITKDIIFFSLSLCIFSYICGFKCTGKVKYLDFFIESYKNKINIIKEQLNKGTNSSTDINECILKTFDELKLLTHEEKENFIKSNQAKTQDGKHTPASEHTHSSKFRVNADETSSTTKTTTTSIAATATATSTATSTATSTATSTATTTANTTAATTTSAITTATTTTTTAITTTTTTSSTNDNSIMRNRGCNLDGTDLGDLSEPGQPNQMDESKNLINKAEKDNHQTEEDDPLIGDILVKMKNDICNILKFNIASLKSTVKAEDPIFDEILDIVNHVKENNSIFLLNGLNEIEENVEEEQEDEASRTTLPYNDDENIFKNKNQNKAIKDLDILSKKKKKEKLNFCTKVNNNNSNSNINSYSNNNSEGMNDKTAMMRTKAENVNKQDEREAFYYKYFAQNILSIKNIQNIFEYVNNNYAKFISDFTTDKSSVFTNLDLKENLDKQVIEKNNTIYNFIHSATMFQHSSTLKNLNSNYFINKVQTEFYNTYNQGQDHHNYNLKCVKTIHDMENKVLSENTGTHNSLFQPKKYISIKDIQPSGSSDGCDTPQGGSKNVKFATQQGNAPTSSTAYGTEGDMTTSTSVGMVLNNYNSKGPCVITNNCNSNTRKTVTLSDEYNNNRDNEIRKDYTTTSDGIHVLHNDKEIVEFSKMLDNKDFKMLYDYLTEKDNKKEENVFIKREEANLGDLSELESRINNEIKKINDNISVDICSSAHRRAHKSSERKKKMMKTENTGWCKNGNNNHIDKHKDIYNENLNNIDICYLEKKRSTNLFFKRLLDLIRNFFQKKDAIREPVEIKTTDIIDNELLNNKKLFEKNLESYNIRNFQINNKKIYLLNETEYAHLKDLINYKNKMLSFLNCEYRKCKLSLHTV from the coding sequence ATGGTGCACCGCATGCAGAAACAGAATCAAAACAGCCATGCCCTACCAAGTTCAAAAGCCAGAAACGGAAGCAAAGGAAATAAAGCGCACAAGCATAAAGAGGTGCATAAAGATGTTCATAAAGACGTGCATAAAGACTTATATCAGTGGTATGTTAGTAACAACATcgaggagaaaaaaaaggtaaacgctgacattgaaaaaaataaagaaaaatatttcgaAGATGTTATACTAAGTAAGAATATAGAAGAGTACATTAATGTTATATGTAGGATTAAAAACACATCTAGGGGGAAGGAAGACGAAGGGATTGAAACAAACATAACTAATGATAAAAGCACGgatgttataaaaaaggtaTCCTACAATAAACTAGTAATAGATACCTATCATTTGGGAGGGAAGAGCACTGTAAATTTTGAATACACGTATGATCGAGTGTACGATATAGAAAATAACAATCAGATGATATTCAACGATTATATTaagaataacataaaaaatatattccaaGGTATAAACTGTAGTATATTAGCATATGGTCAAACAAACAGTGGAAAGACATATACAATGTTAGgcaattttgaatttttacaTAACCTATTCCATTTATGTAcagaaaataaagataatacGCATAGTACACATAGTACGCATAGCTTGCATAATACACGTAATAGATACATTAACACAGGGGATGCCTATGACCAAAGTAGTAAAGATGGTCATAATATGGCCATAACGTACGAAGAACTGTCAAACTGTATCACGAACGAACCAAACAATATAGGCTTAATAACTCTATGTATTAATTACATtttcaattatataaattttcatagaTATAAAAACAGCGGAGGATTggtagaaaaagaaagaagaaaagaatttGTTGTTACCTTGTCCATTTTAGAAATATACAATGAAGTGATATATGATTTAATAAGTGGTGAAAGCAATTTATCAGTACATATGATTGATTCaaacaaaaatgaatttgtcataaaaaatttgcaagAGGTCGAGATAGAAAATGTTATTAGTGCACTATATTATCTAGAACAAGGTgttaataatagaaaaattgcTTTTACTCATATGAATAAAGCATCATCTAGATCCCATCtaatttttatcatcaaaataaatagatatatcCATGAAACCAATACTATACGATGTGGTAAGCTCTGTCTAGTAGACTTAGCAGGTAGTGAAAGACTAAAACAGACGAAAGCTACTGGATCGGTTAAAATAGAAACTACTATGATTAATAAAAGCTTAACAGTTCTTAGCAAAGTTATAAATGCTTTAGCCGTTATGCagataaaggaaaaaatgatagAAAAACGTAGTCATGATAAAGCAGACgagatgatgataataaagCATAATTTAGAAAAGGTCCATATTCCAAATAGTGATCAGAGTAAAGATGAAACAATGGATGATGAACATTTATCTGATAAACATGAACCTGGAAATAATGGTCCAAAACAAAATTCTACTACAATGAAGAAGGCAAAATATGATGCGAATCATAATGTCAATGTTGTTCATATTCCTTATAGGGATTCCAAATTAACTAGAGTACTGTCAGATAGCTTAGGAAACAATTGTAAAAGCATACTTATATGTACCTTGTCATCGAAACTTCAATATCTGAACGAAACAGCATCAACTATTAAGTTTGCTCAGAGAGCGAAAATGGTAAAAGCTAAGCCAGTTATACGTgaggaaaaagtaaaaattgaaaaagaagaaaatataaaggaaaataaaacaacaGATCATCATATAGATagtcaaaataataattcaaatgaaaaaaaaatagatatattctttaattttaataaaaatcatataactaaagatattatttttttttccttgagTTTGTGTATTTTTAGTTACATCTGTGGATTCAAATGTACaggaaaagtaaaatatttagacTTCTTCATAGAatcatataaaaacaaaattaacataataaaagaaCAACTCAATAAAGGTACTAACAGTAGTACTGATATTAATGAATGcatattaaaaacatttgACGAACTGAAATTATTAACACatgaagaaaaggaaaattttatcaaatcAAACCAGGCAAAAACACAAGATGGCAAGCACACTCCTGCTTCCGAACATACCCACTCGAGTAAATTCAGAGTGAATGCCGATGAGACAAGCAGCACCACCAAGACTACTACCACCTCCATCGCAGCTACAGCTACAGCTACTTCCACTGCTACTTCTACCGCTACTTCCACTGCTACTTCTACCGCTACTACCACTGCTAATACTACCGCTGCTACTACTACCTCTGCTATCAccactgctactactactactaccactGCTATCACCACCACCACCACTACTAGCTCCACTAACGACAACAGCATCATGCGTAACAGGGGATGCAACTTGGATGGCACAGATCTGGGAGATCTGAGTGAACCGGGCCAACCGAACCAAATGGATGAAAGCAAGAACTTGATCAATAAAGCAGAAAAAGATAACCATCAAACGGAAGAGGACGATCCGTTAATTGGCGATATAttagtaaaaatgaaaaacgatatttgtaatattctaaaatttaatatagcTAGCTTAAAGAGTACCGTAAAAGCAGAGGACCCAATTTTTGATGAAATTCTAGATATAGTAAATCATGTGAAAGAGAATAATAGcatttttttactaaatgGATTGAATGAAATTGAAGAAAATGTAGAGGAGGAACAAGAAGACGAGGCAAGCAGAACCACACTGCCATATAATGATGacgaaaatatttttaaaaataaaaatcagaACAAAGCTATAAAGGACCTAGATATATtaagtaagaaaaaaaaaaaagaaaaattaaatttttgcaCAAAggttaataataacaatagtaacaGCAACATCAACAgctatagtaataataactcGGAAGGAATGAACGACAAAACGGCAATGATGAGGACCAAAGCGGAGAACGTAAATAAGCAAGATGAACGAGAAGCATTTTACTATAAATACTTCGCTCAAAATATTCtaagcataaaaaatatacagaaTATATTTGagtatgtaaataataattacgcCAAATTTATAAGTGACTTTACGACTGATAAAAGTAGTGTATTTACAAATCTCGACTTAAAGGAAAATTTAGATAAACAAGTTatagaaaagaataatactatatacaattttatacACTCAGCTACTATGTTTCAGCATAGCAgcactttaaaaaatttaaatagtaATTACTTTATAAATAAGGTACAGACCGAATTTTACAACACGTATAATCAAGGTCAAGATCACCACAATTATAATTTGAAATGTGTGAAAACCATTCATGATATGGAAAACAAAGTGCTCAGTGAAAACACAGGTACACATAATTCTCTATTTCaaccaaaaaaatatatttcgaTTAAAGATATCCAGCCTAGTGGTTCATCTGATGGGTGTGATACTCCTCAAGGTGGAAGTAAAAACGTCAAATTTGCAACTCAGCAGGGAAATGCTCCAACATCCTCCACAGCTTATGGTACAGAAGGTGATATGACTACTTCTACATCTGTCGGCATGGTACtaaacaattataatagCAAAGGACCATGCGTCATAACTAATAACTGCAATAGCAATACACGAAAAACAGTAACACTCAGTGACGAATATAACAACAATAGGGATAATGAAATAAGAAAAGACTACACCACCACTTCAGATGGTATTCATGTTTTACATAATGATAAAGAAATAGttgaattttcaaaaatgctAGATAACAAAGACTTCAAAATGTTGTATGATTATTTAACTGAAAAGGAtaacaaaaaggaagaaaacgTTTTTATAAAACGAGAAGAAGCTAACCTTGGGGATTTAAGTGAGCTAGAATCGCGGATAAACAACgagattaaaaaaattaacgatAACATTAGTGTCGACATTTGTTCTAGTGCACACAGACGAGCACACAAATCGAgcgaaaggaaaaaaaaaatgatgaagacAGAAAACACTGGATGGTGcaaaaatggtaataataatcacATCGATAAGCACAAGGACATATACAACGAAAACCTGAACAACATTGACATTTGCTACCTCGAAAAGAAGAGAAGCACCAATTTGTTCTTCAAAAGGTTACTAGATCTGATTAGAAATTTCTTCCAGAAAAAAGATGCAATCAGAGAACCCGTTGAAATAAAAACTACAGACATTATTGACAATGaacttttaaataataagaaattatttgAGAAAAATTTAGAGTCTTACAATATTAgaaattttcaaattaacaacaaaaaaatttatcttcTAAACGAAACGGAATATGCACACTTGAAGGACTTAATAaactacaaaaataaaatgctaTCCTTTTTGAACTGCGAATATAGAAAGTGTAAGTTATCACTTCATACTGTCtaa
- a CDS encoding epsin-like protein, with protein MLLFKKVNSKVLSINNYLQKYLESNQFEKNLKEALNNKNYGVSNSLLYDLSISTYDANYYKRVLSEVFKAIQEKPSKWRRIYKGLRLCEYVMKNGCEYFISDVKEKEELIKKLTHFTYLEDLRDKGIGIREISNNILTLLKDNKFLKNERIEAAKYANLCTNIESKPIEKKGFFSNRRKKKKQGKKNFLEHNKRNFMDTRNAKYNQQKSIFDQIEEERSMLNKYTNDTYGDHNNTMHRTRDRNKDDAQHKSKSSSSSTSDSSVDSSSNSSSRSKSSRRSRSSRRSRSSRRSRSSRRSRSSRRSRSSRSSRSSNSNSSTGTNSSSISNNKKKKSKGKHKGHSYNSSMKSSKYSRSSSHTNSKSRSSSHSHLRGVSRKSSGSSGHNSISSYLSRSSSGPSRYSSASSNSSYASKRKLHARDSNHRVREHRKDKSARPR; from the exons AtgctattatttaaaaaagtgaaTTCAAAGGTGTTAAGCATAAATAACTATTTACAGAA ATATTTAGAATCAAACCAGTTTGAGAAAAACCTAAAAGAAGCATTGAACAACAAAAATTATGGAGTATCAAACAGCCTTTTGTATGATTTATCCATCTCAACATATGATGCAAATTATTATAAGAGAGTCCTCAGTGAGGTTTTCAAGGCTATTCAAGAAAAGCCGTCCAAATGGAGGAGAATTTATAAG GGGTTAAGGTTGTGTGAATACGTAATGAAGAACGGGTGCGAGTATTTTATAAGTGacgtaaaagaaaaagaggagTTGATTAAGAAACTAACCCATTTCACTTACTTAGAAGATTTAAGAGACAAGGGTATAGGAATAAGAGAAATTtcgaataatatattaacactTCTTAAAgacaataaatttttaaaaaatgaaagaatagAAGCAGCTAAATATGCAAATTTGTGTACAAATATTGAATCAAAAccaattgaaaaaaaaggatttttctctaatagaagaaaaaaaaaaaaacaaggaaaaaaaaattttttggagcataataaaagaaattttatggACACAAGAAATGCAAAATATAATCaacaaaaaagtatatttgaTCAAATAGAAGAAGAAAGAAGtatgttaaataaatatacaaatgatACATATGGTGATCATAATAATACCATGCATAGAACAAGAGATAGGAACAAAGATGATGCACAACATAAATCTAAGTCGTCATCTTCGTCCACTTCGGATTCATCCGTTGATAGCAGTAGTAACAGTAGTAGTAGAAGTAAAAGCAGTAGAAGAAGCAGAAGCAGTAGAAGAAGCAGAAGCAGTAGAAGAAGCAGAAGCAGTAGAAGAAGCAGAAGCAGTAGAAGAAGCAGAAGCAGCAGAAGCAGCAGAagcagtaacagtaacagtagtACCGGTACTAATAGTAGCAGCatatcaaataataaaaaaaaaaagtcaaaaGGAAAACATAAAGGACATAGTTATAATTCCTCTATGAAATCATCAAAGTATTCTCGTTCATCATCTCATACAAATTCAAAATCAAGATCCTCGTCTCATTCTCATCTCAGGGGAGTTTCTCGTAAGTCATCGGGTTCATCAGGTCATAATTCTATTAGTTCATATTTATCTCGATCATCATCTGGACCATCACGTTATTCTTCTGCATCGAGCAATTCTAGTTATGCTTCGAAGAGGAAACTGCATGCACGGGATAGCAATCATAGGGTTAGAGAGCATAGGAAGGATAAATCGGCAAGGCCACGTTGA
- a CDS encoding ankyrin-repeat protein, whose product MGELLSIRNLFICSHEKSVDELKKAMEGLIGKAEKESEKKEKETNALTNEQTNEQTNEQTYEQTYERTNEQTYEAKKYHMIEDYLDANKNNILHFAIYGNNMNNVKFIVENTNLINSINNNKQNGLIISILNKNNDISKYLIEKNIDYNQKDKHDANALLYSLITHNYELFHLLIEKPNIDININSFDKGNLISICIFERNVKILKRLFCKNISPDVQKNVYPHPLVFITYCNDNDLLYLYITYSLYYYTKNEILCRINKINFDENTDKVNIDLENKHIIGSILNDVKYNLASFKNLLNITDENGTSLADLCMHGNNTLGRSILSYYGGLD is encoded by the coding sequence ATGGGGGAATTGCTATCCATAaggaatttatttatttgctcACATGAGAAAAGCGTTGATGAATTGAAAAAAGCAATGGAGGGGTTAATCGGTAAGGCGGAAAAGGAAAgtgagaaaaaagaaaaggaaactAATGCGCTAACAAATGAGCAAACAAATGAGCAAACAAATGAGCAAACATATGAGCAAACATATGAGCGAACAAATGAGCAAACATATGAGGCAAAAAAATACCATATGATAGAAGATTACCTGgatgcaaataaaaataacatattacATTTTGCTATTTATGGAAATAACATGAACaatgtaaaatttattgtCGAAAATACAAACTTAATAAATagtattaacaataataagcAGAATGGTTTAATTATAAGTatactaaataaaaataatgatattagtaagtatttaattgaaaaaaatattgattaTAATCAGAAAGATAAACATGATGCGAATGCATTACTATACAGTTTAATCACTCACAACTATGAGCTTTTTCATCTACTTATAGAGAAGccaaatatagatataaacaTTAACAGTTTTGATAAAGGAAATTTAATaagtatttgtatatttgaaaggaatgtaaaaatattaaaaagactcttttgtaaaaatatttcaccCGATGtgcaaaaaaatgtatatccTCATCCCcttgtttttattacatattgcaatgataatgatttattatatctttaCATAACTTATtcgttatattattatacaaaaaatgaaatattatgtcgaataaataaaataaattttgatgAAAATACAGACAAAGTAAATATTGATCTAGagaataaacatattattgGCTCTATTTTAAACgatgtaaaatataacttagcatcatttaaaaatttgctAAATATAACTGATGAAAATGGCACATCCCTTGCAGATTTATGCATGCATGGTAATAACACTTTAGGTAGGAGTATTCTTTCATACTATGGAGGTCTCGACTGA
- a CDS encoding hypothetical protein (conserved Plasmodium protein), with protein MGVNISRVIWLFLLMSLFEGYKIIVKGNLTIFPSNELIDGIIIHLSYKFIKYRVHAQGIHLNVDFENTHTVKDLIEKYKNMSNLHCNLSKENEEKDIIEGDILRTNNCVIFINITYKDNLKHIYDFMEYLHLNTSATALIFICDNFLYENEIYNPHEDLNLTIIHPSILTYLIPYDLISHYEKTNYDKYTFELYWGVQKKTDLVHIIYHLDFGKYFNYTFFIYMKHFLLELKNYLTYEIQFSIHKNFTIDPRFCFIRDSSYCISKPDYVNSNVVREVVEQQVRSLCIYELTAVENEIAKQLDQENDILSKAEYYEQVRNFPNTAAGDDYNSEHIIKKNNILLNKKRKNKIQKKTFSEKYIHYINALFDFGFEKKFCSNGSNDLTKKCSDKILSLLHVPVKEVDKCFLKNFHTYMKNMIKSKFYVYSITINDKTYKIKLNKDISIKLICSAFKIMPKRCVDYLMEEPNLPDPAMRKHSHEELLSFYFLLIVILAHITGTFLNYL; from the exons ATGGGCGTGAATATTTCACGTGTTATCTGGCTTTTCCTTCTTATGTCCCTTTTTGAGGGCTACAAAATTATCGTAAAAGGAAATTTGACAATATTTCCGTCAAACGAGTTAATAGACGGAATAATTATCCACTTatcttataaatttataaaatacagAGTACATGCACAAGGAATACATTTAAATGTCGACTTTGAAAACACACACACTGTTAAGGACTTAATCGAAAAGTACAAAAATATGAGTAACTTGCACTGTAATTTAAGtaaagaaaatgaagagaAAGATATAATTGAAGGCGACATATTAAGAACAAATAACtgtgttatttttataaatataacatacaaagacaatttaaaacatatttatgattttatggaatatttacatttaaatacAAGCGCAACTGcgttaatatttatttgtgataattttttgtatgaaaatgaaatatataaccCACATGAGGATTTAAATTTAACCATTATTCATCCAagtatattaacatatttaattCCGTATGATTTAATCTCCcattatgaaaaaacaaattatgataaatatacTTTTGAGTTATATTGGGGTGTACAGAAGAAAACTGAccttgttcatattatttatcaCTTAGATtttggaaaatattttaattacactttttttatttacatgaaacattttttactagaactaaaaaattatttaacatatgAAATTCAATTtagtatacataaaaatttcacAATAGACCCTcgcttttgttttattcgaGATTCCTCCTACTGTATTAGCAAACCTGATTATGTGAACTCTAACGTTGTAAGGGAGGTGGTAGAACAACAAGTAAGaagtttatgtatttatgagTTAACTGCAGTTGAAAATGAAATCGCTAAACAACTGGATCAAGAGAATGATATACTTTCTAAAGCAGAATATTATGAACAGGTCAGAAATTTCCCAAATACAGCTGCTGGTGATGATTATAATTCTGAACATatcattaaaaagaataatattttgttaaataaaaaaagaaaaaacaaaatacaaaaaaaaacattcagTGAAAAATACATccattatataaatgcacTATTCGATTTCggatttgaaaaaaaattttgttctaACGGATCCAACGATTTAACTAAAAAATGTTCAGACAAAATTTTGTCTCTTTTACATGTACCTGTTAAGGAAGTTGATAAAtgctttttgaaaaatttccATACTTACATGAAGAATATGATAAAAAGTAAGTTCTATGTTTATTCAATAACAATTAATGATAAAAcctataaaattaaattgaatAAAGATATCAGCATAAAGTTAATTTGCTCtgcttttaaaattatgccAAAGCGGTGTGTAGATTACCTGATGGAAGAGCCCAATTTGCCTGACCCTGCAATGAG AAAGCATAGTCACGAGGAATTACTTTCCTTTTACTTTCTTCTTATCGTAATTCTGGCCCACATTACGGGAACGTTCCTGAACTATTTGTAA
- a CDS encoding delta-aminolevulinic acid synthetase has product MRKEKTLKVSIDEIKKYCPFVKQIHLFYKSNDNKNNVVLSVMSNLCPIGKAINEKHIIIIDNKSKINLFKILRGSNIGLRHLVETCIKKNDTIDNVDNSIIGNYKKSGRGEEKGHSEFAHNNEGGKDSNIPAYELIMKNNFSKTLTRSDKSYEAFQKECSNELKGLINNLFLDKRYRVFNIINKCRKYYPSVYIENNRLLLPIFYEFYQRYGYMPCIGNAAYKVVGSPECSSIRGRDIGSSSIRSSSIGSSSIRSSSIGSSSIGSSGSGSSGSGSSGSGSSGSGSSCKPSDGSRGHQDLSERNERYLCNFLNVHKGRVTNEKTVVWCSNDYLCLSNNEKIIDVGIETLKKIGNSSGGTRNISGSLVNHTHLEYILARWFNKESALLFTSGYVANVGALGTLGKLLNLIYVSDEMNHASIINGIKESKCEKYIFKHNDMVHLEKILKNLRMENEYANRKIMIVFESIYSMSGHISPIPQIVHLAKKYNALTYVDEVHAVGLYGRKGSGYLEELNMCDHIDIINGTLSKAIGSLGGFICANKFYIDVIRSYCSHFIFTTSLTPVNINTSAEAIHIIQNDRNLRNKFRQVVKKTKEKLIERGIHIIDNKSHIVVSLINSAEKCKQICDDLLSEYNIYIQPINYPTVPKGSERIRITPSPYHTDEHISKLSDSLYTLFKRHEVNMFDMKIKLNEVKL; this is encoded by the exons atgagaaaggaaaaaacttTAAAGGTTAGTATTGATGAGATAAAGAAATACTGTCCATTTGTTAAACAAATTCATCTGTTTTACAAGAGTAATGATAATAAGAACAATGTTGTTTTATCAGTAATGTCAAATTTATGTCCCATAGGAAAGGctataaatgaaaaacatataataatcataGACAATAAGTCCAAAATAaacttatttaaaattttaagaggGTCTAATATAGGTCTGAGGCATCTAGTGGAAACGTgtattaagaaaaatgataCAATCGATAATGTGGATAATAGCATTAtaggaaattataaaaaaagtggaAGAGGAGAAGAGAAAGGACATTCAGAATTTGCGCATAACAATGAAGGAGGAAAAGACAGTAACATACCTGCATACGAactaattatgaaaaataattttagtaaaaCATTAACAAGGTCAGATAAATCATATGAAGCATTTCAGAAAGAGTGTTCGAACGAGTTGAAGGGACTTataaataatctttttttagaCAAAAGGTATAGagtatttaatataataaataaatgcagGAAATATTATCCCAGTGtgtatattgaaaataataggTTGTTACTCCCCATTTTTTACGAATTTTATCAAAGATATGGTTACATGCCCTGTATAGGAAACGCAGCATATAAAGTGGTAGGGTCACCCGAGTGCTCCTCGATAAGGGGAAGAGACATTGGCAGTAGTTCCATCAGAAGTAGTTCCATCGGAAGTAGTTCCATCAGAAGTAGTTCCATCGGAAGTAGTTCCATCGGAAGTAGTGGCAGTGGTAGTAGTGGCAGTGGAAGTAGTGGCAGTGGAAGTAGTGGCAGTGGAAGTAGTTGCAAACCCAGTGATGGGAGCAGGGGCCACCAGGATCTATCGGAAAGGAACGAAAGGTACTTgtgcaattttttaaatgtgcATAAGGGCAGAGTTACTAATGAGAAAACAGTAGTGTGGTGTTCTAATGATTATTTGTGTTTATCGAATAATGAGAAGATAATAGATGTAGGAATAGAaactttgaaaaaaattggtAATAGTAGTGGTGGAACAAGAAATATCTCTGGTAGTCTAGTGAACCATACACACTTGGAATACATTTTGGCAAGATGGTTTAATAAGGAAAGtgctttattatttacatcgGGATATGTGGCAAATGTAGGTGCATTAGGAACATTAGGTAAACTACTAAATTTGATATATGTATCAGATGAAATGAATCATGCATCTATAATAAATGGAATTAAAGAATCAAAATgtgagaaatatatatttaaacataaTGATATGGTGCATCTAgaaaaaattctaaaaaatttaagaatggaaaatgaatatgcaaatagaaaaattatgatagtTTTTGAGTCTATATATAGTATGTCTGGACATATTTCACCTATTCCACAGATAGTTCATTTagcaaaaaagtataatgCTTTAACTTACGTTGATGAAGTTCATGCTGTAGGTTTATATGGACGAAAAGGCTCAGGCTATTTAGAAGAGTTAAATATGTGTGATCATATTGATATTATTAATGGTACTTTATCCAAAGCTATAGGTTCATTAGGAGGTTTTATATGTGCcaataaattttacattGATGTTATTAGATCCTATTGttctcattttatttttactacttCTCTTACTCctgttaatataaatacatctGCTGAAgctatacatataatacaaaacgacagaaatttaagaaataaatttcgtcaagtagtaaaaaaaactaaagaaaaattaatagaaaGAGGTATACATATTATAGACAATAAATCACATATTGTTGTCTCTTTAATTAACTCTGCTGAAAAGTGCAAACAAATTTGTGATGACCTGCTCTCTgaatataacatatacatacagcCAATAAATTACCCGACGGTTCCAAA GGGGTCAGAGAGAATTAGAATAACGCCGTCACCATATCATACCGATGAACATATTTCCAAATTATCAGACAGTTTGTAtactttatttaaaagaCATGAAGTTAACATGTTtgatatgaaaataaaactgAATGAAGTGAAACTTTAA